A region from the Rosa rugosa chromosome 6, drRosRugo1.1, whole genome shotgun sequence genome encodes:
- the LOC133716560 gene encoding receptor-like protein 7, giving the protein MGLSSRQCLSNVPNSFILVLLLFHVLGASSLYSRQQQTPTCHGEESSALLQFKQSFIIDPSASSADGSYPKVSSWKAAEGQQNSNCCSWDGVECDEETGHVIGLDLSSSCLYGFINSSSTLFRLIHLQRLNLADNHFNYSQIPTTIRKFPRLRYLDLSHSVFSGEVPSEVSQLSKLSTLDLSVNLDTFTGETLLKLNASTMRRLVQNLTSLQKLHLSFINISSPVPHSLANLSFLTSLLLRDCGISGEFPLRIFKLQSLKTLSVRFNQDLVGHVPEFNRSSPLVSLGLASTSFSGSLPSSIEKLDSLNVLDISACSFSGMIPFSVGNLKQLNYLGLSKNRFTGPVPASLANLTQLTYLSLSYNNLSAGSLSWVGKQTKLALLELDRINLSGYIPSSLSNLTELNYLYLRSNELTGPIPSSLGNLSRLVGIKLFQNKFYGPIPESFYNFINLQTLELDRNSLSGVVEFDGFLKLQNVNEIVLSDNKLKLLTQSRSPNVSVPQLSTLGLRSCSIREFPDFLRYQQKLQWLDLGGNNLHGQVPKWMWNTSTETLQSLLIEGNFLSGFGQPQADQHLVVLPWLNLRLLSFVNNSLQGPLPIPPPCIEIYYASDNKLSGEISPLICSLTSIQLLDLSNNKLSGMLPQCLGYFSDYLQVLRLGNNSFQGILPQVYSQRSILKMIDVSHNQLQGKLPRSLADCVMLEFLVLSNNDFSDVFPFWLGTLPELKVLALRNNDFHGVLGKPEYSRGFSQLRIFDLSYNNFTGELLIDYIFSENAMMRVDISVNRSTYMRANVNSEGSGINIYIGFAYSMSIAVKGLELYYPKIQEAFAVIDISSNRFEGRIHEFIGNLKGLRSLNISNNIFTGSIPSFLGNLTLLESLDVSQNKLSGEIPQQLVQLTFLAKFNVSHNNLTGPIPHGTQLTSFDITSYEGNSGLCGDPLPEKCGNPSLPPSSVEDNDPIEFDWKFVVAGFGSGLVVGVVLADLFITRFREWFIEIVGMITPMKRRRQRRN; this is encoded by the coding sequence ATGGGATTGTCATCCCGCCAGTGCTTGTCTAATGTCCCCAATAGCTTTATTTTAGTTCTATTGTTGTTTCATGTTCTTGGGGCTAGCTCCTTATACTCTAGGCAGCAGCAGACACCTACTTGCCATGGTGAGGAGAGCAGTGCCTTGCTGCAATTTAAGCAAAGCTTTATCATTGATCCATCTGCTTCGAGTGCTGATGGTTCTTATCCAAAGGTCTCATCATGGAAGGCAGCTGAAGGACAACAAAATAGCAATTGCTGCTCATGGGACGGGGTCGAGTGTGATGAGGAGACTGGTCATGTTATTGGTCTCGATCTTAGTAGCAGTTGTCTCTATGGCTTTATCAACTCTAGCAGCACCCTCTTCCGTCTTATTCATCTTCAGAGGCTGAACCTCGCTGATAATCACTTCAATTACTCTCAAATTCCTACCACCATTAGGAAATTTCCAAGGCTCAGGTATCTCGATCTCTCTCACTCTGTCTTTTCTGGTGAAGTCCCATCTGAAGTTTCACAGTTGTCAAAGTTGTCAACACTTGATCTATCTGTCAATCTTGATACATTTACTGGTGAAACATTGTTGAAACTGAATGCATCCACTATGAGAAGACTAGTTCAAAACTTAACTAGTCTACAAAAGCTTCATCTCAGTTTTATTAACATATCCTCGCCAGTACCCCATTCTCTggcaaatttatcttttttgACATCTCTCCTCCTTAGAGATTGTGGGATCTCTGGTGAATTTCCCCTAAGAATTTTTAAATTGCAAAGcttaaaaactcttagtgtgAGGTTCAACCAAGATCTCGTTGGTCATGTGCCTGAATTTAATAGAAGTAGTCCTCTCGTGTCATTGGGACTTGCCAGCACTAGTTTTTCCGGAAGCCTGCCTTCTTCGATTGAAAAGCTTGATTCATTGAATGTGTTGGATATCAGTGCATGCAGTTTCTCGGGGATGATTCCATTTTCAGTTGGTAATCTTAAGCAGCTCAATTATTTGGGCCTTTCAAAAAATAGATTTACTGGTCCAGTCCCTGCGTCCTTAGCAAACCTCACCCAACTTACATATTTGTCACTTTCTTATAATAATCTTAGTGCTGGTTCCTTATCTTGGGTTGGTAAGCAAACCAAACTTGCTCTTCTAGAACTTGACCGCATCAATTTAAGTGGTTACATCCCGTCTTCTCTTAGCAACCTCACAGAGCTCAATTATCTTTATCTTCGTAGTAATGAGCTAACCGGTCCAATCCCATCTTCGCTAGGTAACCTTAGTAGACTAGTTGGCATAAAactttttcaaaataaattttatGGACCAATTCCCGAGTCATTCTACAATTTCATAAACCTCCAAACCCTTGAGCTAGATCGCAATAGTCTGAGCGGTGTTGTGGAGTTTGACGGGTTTCTCAAGTTACAAAATGTCAATGAAATCGTTTTATCTGATAACAAATTGAAGTTGCTCACTCAGTCCAGATCTCCAAATGTAAGTGTTCCACAGCTTAGTACTCTAGGGTTGAGATCATGCAGCATAAGAGAGTTTCCAGATTTCCTAAGATACCAACAAAAATTACAGTGGCTGGATCTTGGTGGAAACAATTTGCATGGACAAGTACCGAAATGGATGTGGAACACAAGCACCGAAACTTTGCAGTCGCTGCTCATTGAGGGGAACTTCCTTTCAGGCTTTGGCCAACCTCAAGCTGACCAACATCTAGTTGTTCTTCCCTGGCTTAACTTACGTCTGTTGAGTTTTGTGAACAACTCGCTACAGGGACCCTTACCAATACCTCCACCATGCATCGAAATTTATTATGCTTCGGATAACAAACTATCTGGAGAAATTTCACCATTGATCTGCTCTCTGACTTCTATTCAGTTGCTTGACTTGTCAAATAACAAGTTGAGTGGCATGCTTCCACAGTGTCTTGGATACTTTAGTGACTATCTGCAGGTCTTAAGACTTGGAAACAACTCTTTTCAAGGCATTCTTCCCCAAGTGTACAGCCAGAGAAGCATACTCAAGATGATTGATGTTAGTCACAATCAATTACAGGGGAAATTACCAAGGTCATTGGCTGACTGTGTGATGCTCGAGTTTCTTGTTCTCTCAAACAATGATTTCAGTGATGTATTCCCTTTTTGGTTGGGGACTCTTCCGGAGTTAAAAGTTTTGGCATTGCGCAATAATGACTTCCATGGTGTGTTAGGAAAACCTGAATACAGTCGTGGTTTCTCCCAGTTGCGCATTTTTGATCTGTCTTACAATAATTTCACAGGTGAGCTTCTGATTGACTACATCTTTTCTGAGAATGCTATGATGAGAGTGGACATCAGTGTAAACCGGTCAACATATATGAGGGCAAACGTTAATTCTGAGGGCAGTGGCATTAACATATATATTGGTTTTGCTTACTCAATGAGCATTGCAGTTAAAGGTTTGGAGTTGTACTATCCAAAGATTCAAGAAGCCTTTGCAGTCATTGATATCTCAAGCAATAGATTTGAAGGGAGGATTCATGAATTCATTGGGAATCTTAAGGGGCTTCGCTCTCTCAACATCTCCAATAACATTTTCACTGGTTCCATTCCATCGTTCTTGGGGAACTTAACACTGCTTGAATCATTGGATGTTTCCCAAAACAAGCTCTCAGGGGAGATTCCTCAGCAACTGGTGCAGCTCACTTTCCTTGCCAAGTTCAATGTCTCCCATAACAATCTCACCGGTCCTATACCACATGGAACCCAGCTCACTTCTTTCGACATCACCTCCTACGAAGGCAACTCAGGATTGTGTGGAGATCCATTGCCGGAGAAATGTGGAAATCCTTCACTTCCACCTTCAAGTGTGGAAGACAATGATCCAATTGAATTCGATTGGAAGTTTGTTGTCGCAGGATTTGGAAGTGGGTTGGTAGTAGGAGTAGTTCTTGCAGACCTTTTCATCACAAGGTTTCGTGAATGGTTTATCGAGATTGTTGGAATGATCACACCAATGAAAAGGAGAAGACAGAGGAGAAACTAA